The nucleotide window aatactaaTTGAAATTCGCTTTATATGTtcgataaattaataatatacattaAATCAACGAAGAAAAACTTAAATAATAGCAAATGGAGGTTaataatttcgtatttatttataaatctaatTATACACACTGGGTTTAAAGAAGTCAATCTACATCAAAGTGGCAGtaagtaatttattttcttgtatgTGTGTTAGTTTTTCCGGTAAGGtagttgttttattatttcatgaTGTTAATAGAACTTCATAGATACAATTTACATTTGTTTCATACttcaagaattatttaaaacaatttacaaaatGTACTAATTTTGTGCTTAAATTACGGGAACATTAACCTGTAATGTAATGTATGTAAGAGTTCATACGCACGACGTGTGCCTCGACAGGCCCCAGTTCTATGTAAGATTCATTATTCTTATGGacattaaagttttttttaattacgagTAATTTGTTTCATTAACCACGTACCTTAACAAGTAGGCTGCAAAACGATAACCCAGTGGCAGCATAAGTATACAAACTTAAAGTGAAATGAACTTGTTTTCATTAGATGTAAAGAGCTTTAGTTAGAATCCTTCTCATTTTCCACAAGTTTTAAGATTATATTTACCGTTTGCTTACACTGAATACATCACTGCATAGTggaaaaaaactaacaaatccACTTTCTGGGAgcaaattttttactttaaaatcGATCACAAACCATAAAAATTTAAGACAAAAGCTTTTGTTTACCACACATCGCCTCAATTGAAATGATTCATCCAAATCATTtatgttcttcttcttttttatataactgtCATAAATATAGAACCAGAACCTAcctaataaaactaaaaagtcTGATATACATTAAAACCAAGTATTAGaacgaaattaatatttaaatttctaatttttattgtatctgCACGTGTCTTTTATTagactaatttaataaatagtatatCGAGACTACGTTTGTCATTATTCTTTCCCTCTTATAAAATAGCCTTTACCTATACGATTAAGTAGTCGGTagatagaaaatgaattttagataaacgtcaaaatttaattcacaCTACATTTATTGTGGTATTCCTGATTCTAATTATGCAATCTGTCACTGTCATATTATTAATCGATTtagtttcaataattacaaGATGTTTAGTTAATCGATGAAGTCCtggttataattttattctaaacGTTTACCTACGAATGGCTAATTCACTCCAACAGATTCAATTTGCTGTTAGTTTTCCTCAGATGCGCCCTCCAAGGGATGATATTAGGAGTGTCTTCTTCTGACTGTTCTTCCGTTTCGTTATTTTCGTTTTCGAATTTGATGCTTTCGTCGTTATTAACATCGTCGTAACCGTTATCTTCTGTAGTTCTATCGTTTGACGTCGTGTTATTATTATCTAAATCTAGTTTTTTCGATATCCTTGATTCGTCTACTACTTTCGGAGTATACAGGGTtgatctaaaaagaaaaatattttaattattcacatAATTATAATTGCGATATATATTTACCGCATTTTAGATTcggcttcttcttttttttgtaataattgccGTTTCCATTGAGGTATGGCTCTTAATCGTTTCTCTTCGGCGTCTCTCAgcaatttttcttctaattcttTCCTAGCCTTTTCGGCAGCTTTTTTTGCCAGCATTTGTCGTTTCCACTCTGGTATTATATTTCCCGTGTTGTCTTTTTCTGGtacctaaataaaaaaatggtttttttgtttatttcctcCCTTATAACCTACGCCATTTTATCGTACTAATCTTACCTATAATGGGTAGTATTCTATATTTTAtggtattttgaaaacaaaattaaatttcggCTCCTATTTTGATTTGGGGATCTAGTGGGGTGAGAAACTTTAAAGTGATTTTAGATTTGGATACGTTCCATTTTTCTGACCAATCTATTTGGCGATTAGGATCGTTGAGGTCAtcgtgaatatgtcaaaaaacgaagatttgtaacctaacctaataaaaattttgttttgagaGGTTATTATTTACCTCGACGCTCAAAACgtcaaaagtttttcaaaagaTAAAGTCGCTTTGTTTTTGAAGCAGATCGtctttaaagacagtttttttaatgaaaaggaCTGTTTCCAAAGATAAATGGTCGGTTTGAATATGAAAAGGACTGTTTTCAAAgtcaaatatcagtttttttggaGAAAGGACTGTTTCCATATATAAATgtcgttttattttgaaaataaaactgtctaaagacgtttttttatgaaaaggacTGTTTCTAAAGATAAATGGTCGACTTGAATATGAAAAGGACGGTTTCCACAGTCAAATATCAGTTTGTTTACGAAAAGGACTGTTTTCAAAgacaaatatcagtttttttggaGAAAGGTCTGTTTCCATacataaatgttttattttgaaaataaaactgtctaaagacgtttttttatgaaaaggacTGTTTGTAAAGATAAATGGTAGGTTTGTTTACGAAAAGGACTGTTTTCAAAgacaaatatcagtttttttggaGAAAGGACTGTTTCCATACATAAATGtccttttattttgaaaataaaactgtctaaagacgtttttttatgaaaaggacTGTTCCCAAAGATAAATGGTCGACTTGAATATGAAAAGGACTGTTTTCAAAGACAAATATCAGTTTGTTTATGAAAAGGACTGTTTGTAAAGATAAATGGTCGACTTGAATATGAAAAGGACTGTTTTCAAAgacaaatatcagtttttttggaGAAAGGACTGTTTCCATACATAAATgtcgttttattttgaaaataaaactgtctaaagacgtttttttatgaaaaggacTGTTCCCAAAGATAAATGGTCGACTTGAATATGAAAAGGACTGTTTTCAAAGACAAATATCAGTTTGTTTATGAAAAGGACTGTTTGTAAAGATAAATGGTCGACTTGAATATGAAAAGGACTGTTTTCAAAGacaaatataagtttttttggaGAAAGGACTGTTTCCATACATAAATgtcgttttattttgaaaataaaactgtctaaagacgtttttttatgaaaaggacTGTTCCCAAAGATAAATGGTCGACTTGAATATGAAAAGGACTGTTTTCAAagacaaatatcatttttttatgaaaaggactgtttccatagataaatgacgttttattttgaaaataaaactgtctaaaaacgtttttttatgaaaaggacTGTTCCCAAAGATAAATgtcgttttattttgaaaagaaaactgtctaaagacgtttttttatgaaaaggacTGTTCCCAAAGATAAATGGTCGACTTGAATATGAAAAGGACTGTTTTCAAAgacaaatatcagtttttttatgaaaaggactgtttccatagataaatgtcgttttattttgaaaagaaaactgtctaaagacgtttttttatgaaaaggacTGTTCCCAAAGATAAATGTCgcttgtttttgataaaaaaactgtctaatgacaatttttttatggaatggACTATTCACAAAGACAAATTTGGTTCCTTCATGAAAAAGATTGTTTCCAAagtaattgattaatttaattagCTCACCTTTTCGACAAACTTTGTGGTCGTCAATTGCTTGGTAATCTCCGaaaatatttccttttctttGCTCTCCTCGCATTTAGCTTTCTCgattttcatctttttaatCCCCGTTATGTCCTTGGACATTTTCAATTCGGCGATCAGATCAGTTTTCTGCGCCAAAAACGGTTCGCTCTGAAGACATTGCAAACTCACGCTTCTCGTCGGAGCGGAAAACGTTTTAGAAGCCGCCACCTTTTCGGTCCGCCTCAATTGAACCGAATTGAGATCCTGGATGCTGATCGCCGACAGAGGTTGATTCTGCTTCTTAACCATTTCGGCATTCGCCTCCTGCgcccaaaattcaaatttaacaatCTACACAAAATCTCCTTCAGACTCACCTCTCTGGGTTGCAGATCCGGCAAAGGAGGCGGAGGAGGCCCGGCGCTTCTATTCGTATCCTTCTTATCTTCGAACTTGGAACATTCGGCGTCTTCGCTTTCCGACAAGCTTCTCATCGAGCGGCTCGACGATGATCTTTTATCGCAGATGCTCTTCAAATACTCGGACGGTTTGATCAAATTGTTGGAATCGGCCGAACCCGGAAACGATGGGGGGACGAATGGCAACACCCTCTGTTTGTTCACTAGATTCGGAGCGTGTTTGTCGGCTTCGTCTCCGTCTAGACTGACGATCGTGAGATCCGAACAGGACGAATTCAAACGTCTAGCGGCTACCAGGTGGGGAGGAGGAGGGGGAGGAAGAAAACACGGTTCTTATTAATCTACTTTTACTTCTTATTCGTTCATTGATACGAAGATGTGGCGCAAAAGTTGAATTAATTGCACGTCGGCGCGGTTACCGTAACTAATAAATcgaattttattcatttttttttacctagaaacccaaaaattatattCGAAACTTGTAAAATGCAAATAGCGACGGAACCGTTCGCGTTTCGGGGGAAATTATCGACGAAAATCCGGTTCGACTGGACAAATTTCGATCCCCGGAATCGGATAAATCGCGGTTTTACTggaaaacgttattttttccCACGGTAAACGGGAAAACAAGATCGGACGGTTGAAATATTGACTAAATGTCCATTTTGACAAAAGATGTCGCTGTGGGGAAGCTCGGTGTTGAAATGATTTCGAAAAACCTTTCGGATGAGCCGAGACCGAGACAAATCGCCGAAAACGCTTCACAAAAGTATCATTTGGAGTcttgaaagattttgaaaaagttgtatCAGTGTCACTATGTATTCGGTGTTGCCATCCTAATCGCCGGATCTATCACCCAGCGATGATATTTCAAACGATTTAGGATCGTTTAGGACTtagtttgtttagtttttttttttgggtaCGTGTCGATCGGAAATTgacttgttttgaaattagtttgagtttaattttgtaaaaaatggttttttttgaatttgatttggTCCTAAAATGACTTTGGTCTAATTTGATCGAGAATTGATTCTTCTAAGGTcgataattgattaaaaaatcgTTTGGTGGAAATTAATTTGgtcaaattttatcgaaaaattgaccattttggaattattttaatttcaattttgccCGGAATCGTTTGATTAGGTTTTATTGAGATTTGTTtgctgaaaaaattgatttttaagtGAAACTTGATCGAATTTTGACTGTCAGTCTTTCTTGggtgtattttttgaaaaaaaaaatgtttttttcatatgaaatttatCCGATTATTGACtgttttatgtttaattttatcataaatggtttttttgagtttgatttggtcaaaaaatgactAATTTGATCAAGAATTGATTCTTCTAAGATcgataattgattaaaaaatgatttttctatgcctattttggtcaaaaatgtctttttcgACCATACTATGGACGAGAATTGGCGTTGTcgatgtttttgatatttttcttgagTCCAGTCGTCTCGAAAAATCAAACGTgatcaaatgtaaaatttttaatgttttttgagtTTGGTATGTTCAAAAAATGACTTGAGTCTAatctattcaaaaattgtttgtattcaATGAATTTTCTATGCCCAAATTGGTCTAAAATGTCTTTGTTTGGTACAATATAGTCGAAAATTAGTCTTCCTGAAATTAATTAGTtcgattttgtcaaaaatcgctTTTCGGTGATTACAATCGATCAAAAATGGCatttgaagaataatttttattgtttcaattgactttttgttatttaatttgtttaaaaatggttttttgggAGTAGTTTAGCCTTTCTGAATAAGTTCGAGCTTAATCgtctaaaattaatttgattaaacattGACGTCTCTGtgtt belongs to Diorhabda sublineata isolate icDioSubl1.1 unplaced genomic scaffold, icDioSubl1.1 Dsub_131, whole genome shotgun sequence and includes:
- the LOC130452073 gene encoding espin-like — protein: LLFVSVKVEVHSSSSGAGSDENLSSSDLSERSGDNEHDYEDIYTIREETKETNKTRSRSRDSGSHSRSASLTSSHSGGLVVLAADKNNNDGDKTEIPEEEPEKTKLAQRHSLPTKSDNGKILKRVTSVPLEARPPPPPPPPPKASRPETEDEPRGAEIVEIIEEPTLKPSDILKGMCRSMSALSARRLNSSCSDLTIVSLDGDEADKHAPNLVNKQRVLPFVPPSFPGSADSNNLIKPSEYLKSICDKRSSSSRSMRSLSESEDAECSKFEDKKDTNRSAGPPPPPLPDLQPREEANAEMVKKQNQPLSAISIQDLNSVQLRRTEKVAASKTFSAPTRSVSLQCLQSEPFLAQKTDLIAELKMSKDITGIKKMKIEKAKCEESKEKEIFSEITKQLTTTKFVEKVPEKDNTGNIIPEWKRQMLAKKAAEKARKELEEKLLRDAEEKRLRAIPQWKRQLLQKKEEAESKMRSTLYTPKVVDESRISKKLDLDNNNTTSNDRTTEDNGYDDVNNDESIKFENENNETEEQSEEDTPNIIPWRAHLRKTNSKLNLLE